The stretch of DNA AGGCGAAGATATGGTTTTAGATAAAGGTCTTCGTATTCACACAGGGCTTGATCTTGAGAAGCAACGAGCCGCCCAAGACTCTGTCCTTGCGGGCTTAAAAGCTTTAGATAAACGTCAGGGCTATCGTGGTCCGCTCAAAAATCTTTCAGATGCTCAAGCGATCACCGATTTTTTGACCGAAAATCAGAAGAAGATGATTTTAGACTTCACTCCTGAACGCATCATCATGCCGGATGGAAAATTCGCCGACATCGTTCCGATCAAAAGTGATAAGGATAAAAAAGATCACCCGTTACTGCCCCCGTACATTAAAATCAACGACACAGTTCAAGGTGTCGTGGAAGATGTCGATGACGCCAATGGCTTAGTCTATGTTCAGTTGCCAGAATCTAAAGGTCTTATCGATATAGACACCATGACCTGGGCACGTAAACCCGATGCCGAAATTCGTTATGACCTGGCGACAATTAAAAAGCCCTCACTTGCCCTAAAAAAAGGGGATGTGATCTTAGTTAAGGTGGCCGCGGATAAATTTTCTTCTTCTCGCCTTGCAAATCTGACGGCGAAAAAGAAGCCCAATACACCGAACACGATTCTTCCGGATTTTGATCAGTGCCTCGCATTGGAACTGGATCAAGAGCCGCAAGTTGAGGGCGCGTTGATTTCATTTGATCAACAGACACAAGATATTCTTGCCATGGTCGGCGGATCTAGCTTTGCAAAAAGTGAATTTAACCGCGCAATCCAAGCCCCTCGCCAAACAGGTTCTTCGTTCAAAGCATTGGTGTACGCCGCGGCTTTAGATCGTGGATACACTCCAGCCACACCCATCATGGATGCCCCGATTGTTTATGAAGAGGGGGGAAGTGCGGGTGATGAAGAAGGACAGGGTGATCCAAAAGTTTGGAAACCATCAAATCACTCAAAAAGTTTTGGTGGAGATATTCTTTTCCGCAATGCTTTAGTTAAATCCCTTAATATTCCGAGCGTAAAAATCATCGAAGACTTAGGCGTTCCCTACGCCATGGAGTATGCGAAGCGTTTAGGTATTTACAGCCCCCTGAATCCTGACTTTACCTTGGTTCTTGGTTCAAGCTCGGTCACTTTGTACGAGATGACCAAAGCATTTGCTGAATTCGGTCGCCTGGGAAAGAGAATTGCCCCGCAATTGGTACACAAAGTGACCGATGCCAACGGACAAGTTCTTTTACAAACCGTGAGCTTAGACAAACGCTTCGAAAAAGAAATTTCTGCTATCGACAATGACTTTGAACAAAAGCGTAAGGACTATTTAGAGCTTGCCGCTGATCCAGCAAAGTACGAAGAGTGGAAAACAAAAGAACCAAAAACGGCGAAATTAAACGAAAGCATTTACTTCAAAGATCCCGATCAATTGATTAAACCAACAACCGCCTATGTGATGACGACACTTTTAAAAGGTGTCGTTGAAGATCCTAATGGAACTGGAGGCCGCGCTCGAGCTCTTGGTCGAGAAGTCGCGGGAAAAACAGGTTCTACTAATAACTATTATGACGCGTGGTTTATTGGTTACACACCGCAAGTAGCAACTGGTGTTTGGGTGGGCTTTGACAAAGAAAAGTCCATTGGTAAAGGTGAGGTCGGTGGACGTGCGGCGTTACCTATTTGGGTGGATTACATGAAAGTGGCTCACGAAGGTCTTCCGCAAATGACTTTCCCGGTGCCGGATGGGATCGTTTTTGCTAATATCGACAGCGAGACCGGAAAACTGGCCTCCGCTTCGACGAAGAAGATTCTTCGCCAAGCTTTTGTTGAAGGAACCGAGCCAAGTGTTTCTGCCAACAAAGCTGAAGAAGCGACTGACTTCTACAAACAGGATCTCAACGAATGAAAGACATTCACCTCTGGGGCGTAAAACAGAATAACCTTAAAGATATTGAGGTTAAAATTCCCGTCGGCTCCATGACCGTGATTTGCGGTCCCAGTGGTTCAGGAAAATCTTCTTTGGCCTTTGAAACTCTGTTTGCTGAAGGCCAAAGACGTTTTATTGAGAGCATGTCGAACTATGCACGACAATTTCTGAATAAAGCGCCTAAGCCAGATATCGAAGGTATCAGCAACATTCCGCCTGCGATTTCAATTGAACAAAAAAACACGGTAAAAAGCTCTCGCTCTACCGTAGGTACGACAACGGAAATCATTGATTATCTGCGCCTGCTTTTTGAAAAAGTCGGAAAGTCTTATTGCCCTACTCATCACTGCCCGACAGAAAAAGAAAGTGTCACCGAGGCTACGGATAAAGTGATCAAAAGCTTTGCCGGGAAACGTGGATACGTTTTAGTTGAAATCAACGAAACAGGCCGCGTGGCCCAAGCAAAGAAATTGCACTCACTTTTACTTCAAGATGGCTATTTAAGAATTTATATTCCCAAGGTCACCGAGGCTCCGGTTAAGGCAGCTACCAAAAAAACAGCTGGTAAAAAAAGTTCTAAGAAAACTCAAGAGCCGGTGGTTGAAGTAGCCCCTATTGCCGCCACGCGATTAACTCGTGAAGAAATGGGCACCGTGGTTGAAATTGGTGATCCGGCGGCCATTAAAAAAGGGCTTCCCAAAGAGACATTCTATCTTGTTATTGATCGCATGAGCTTTAACGAAGATGAACGTGGACGTATTGCCGATTCGATGACTCAAGCTTACGAGGCGAGCGTTAAGTACAATACGCACTTTGTTTCCAGAAAAGCGACCGTATTAACAACAGAAGGTGAGCGCCTGCAAGTCAGCGAAGAAGCCTCTTGCCCAATTTGCGGCTACACTCCCCCACCACTAACTTCGCGTCTTTTCAGTTTTAATTCTCCGATTGGAGCTTGTCCTACGTGCAAAGGCTTTGGAAATATTTTAACCGTGGATGAGGAAAAGGTGATTCCAAATCCAAACTTAAGCTTGGCTCAAGGGGCGCTCACCCCTTTCTGGATGCCCAGCGCCGCTCATGAAAAAAAGCAACTTCTTAGTTACTGTAAAAAAGCGAAGATCGACGTACACACTCCATGGAAAGATCTGCCTAAAGAACATCGCGAGGTGATCTGGAATGGGAATAAAGATTTTTTCGGGGTTAAGGGACTTTTTGAATATCTAGATCAAATTAAATATAAAATGCATGTGCGCGTTTTTATTTCGCGCTTTCGTAGTCCATTTCAATGCCCGGAATGTCATGGCTCGCGCTTGCGTTCAGAAGCTAATCACGTTTTTGTAGCGGGCGCGAATATCACGCATCTTTCTAATATGACGATTGAAGAGCTGAATAATTTCTTTTTGAAATTAGAGCTGACCGCTCATCAAGAGGAAGTCGCGGGCGAAGTTCTAAAACAGGTTCGTTCACGTTTAAACTTCCTTATGCGCGTAGGGGTTCATTATCTTTCATTAGGTCGTGAAACCCGCACCCTTTCAGGTGGAGAATACCAACGTTTGATCTTAGCAAACCAGTTGGGTATGGGTTTATCTCAAGCTTTGTATGTTCTAGATGAACCCACTGTCGGACTTCATCCCCGCGATAATGATCGTTTGATTTCAATTTTAAAAGATCTGAAGGAACTAGGAAACACGCTTGTCATCGTGGAACACGATCACGACGTCATTAAGTCCAGCGAAAATATTATCGAGATGGGGCCGGGATCAGGCTATCTTGGTGGAGAGGTCGTCTATTCTGGCGCCACGAAAGATTTTTATAATGACCCGAAATCTATCACCGCACCTTTTTTAAAACCCGATGCGGCTTTAAAAAATCCACGCACAATTCGCCCGGTAGACATTAAAAGTTATAAAGTCAAAATCGAGCTTACGGGTGCTAAGGGTCATAATCTAAAAAATCTTGATGTGACTATTCCGCTCAATCGCCTGGTGTCTGTGACCGGCGTCAGCGGTTCGGGAAAATCGACCTTAGTAACAAAAACTTTGTATCCGGCTTTAGCACGCGCTTTGGATATAGAATACCTACCAGCACAGGAATACGCGGGCCTTGAAGGACATGATAATATTAAAAATGTGCTTTTGATTGACCAATCACCGATCGGAAAATCAGCGCGCAGTTCACCGGTCACTTACCTTAAAGCCTTTGATGCCATCCGTACCATTATGGCAAGCACGCCAGAAGCCCAATCCCGCGGTTACACTCCTGGCACTTTCAGTTTGAATGTGG from Bdellovibrio bacteriovorus encodes:
- a CDS encoding penicillin-binding protein 1A; translated protein: MLKKIILAIVALGLLGIVAVVLIVKSIQSSLPQIITVQDYKPLLVSEVFDRNGKTIGEFYRERRTLLEYKDIPKNLVNAFLAAEDDQFFQHKGINPQAIFRAALANLRAGRSVQGGSTITQQVAKTLLLTDEKTLTRKLSDILLAMEMERNLSKEDILYLYLNQIYFGQSAYGVEQAAQTYFRKPAKNLRIAEMAILAGLPQAPSRYSPVRNPLRAKERQAYTLRRMADVGYITKQEAEAAIKEPVKVYVRENYEEFAPFYLETIRQLLVSALGEDMVLDKGLRIHTGLDLEKQRAAQDSVLAGLKALDKRQGYRGPLKNLSDAQAITDFLTENQKKMILDFTPERIIMPDGKFADIVPIKSDKDKKDHPLLPPYIKINDTVQGVVEDVDDANGLVYVQLPESKGLIDIDTMTWARKPDAEIRYDLATIKKPSLALKKGDVILVKVAADKFSSSRLANLTAKKKPNTPNTILPDFDQCLALELDQEPQVEGALISFDQQTQDILAMVGGSSFAKSEFNRAIQAPRQTGSSFKALVYAAALDRGYTPATPIMDAPIVYEEGGSAGDEEGQGDPKVWKPSNHSKSFGGDILFRNALVKSLNIPSVKIIEDLGVPYAMEYAKRLGIYSPLNPDFTLVLGSSSVTLYEMTKAFAEFGRLGKRIAPQLVHKVTDANGQVLLQTVSLDKRFEKEISAIDNDFEQKRKDYLELAADPAKYEEWKTKEPKTAKLNESIYFKDPDQLIKPTTAYVMTTLLKGVVEDPNGTGGRARALGREVAGKTGSTNNYYDAWFIGYTPQVATGVWVGFDKEKSIGKGEVGGRAALPIWVDYMKVAHEGLPQMTFPVPDGIVFANIDSETGKLASASTKKILRQAFVEGTEPSVSANKAEEATDFYKQDLNE
- the uvrA gene encoding excinuclease ABC subunit UvrA; the encoded protein is MKDIHLWGVKQNNLKDIEVKIPVGSMTVICGPSGSGKSSLAFETLFAEGQRRFIESMSNYARQFLNKAPKPDIEGISNIPPAISIEQKNTVKSSRSTVGTTTEIIDYLRLLFEKVGKSYCPTHHCPTEKESVTEATDKVIKSFAGKRGYVLVEINETGRVAQAKKLHSLLLQDGYLRIYIPKVTEAPVKAATKKTAGKKSSKKTQEPVVEVAPIAATRLTREEMGTVVEIGDPAAIKKGLPKETFYLVIDRMSFNEDERGRIADSMTQAYEASVKYNTHFVSRKATVLTTEGERLQVSEEASCPICGYTPPPLTSRLFSFNSPIGACPTCKGFGNILTVDEEKVIPNPNLSLAQGALTPFWMPSAAHEKKQLLSYCKKAKIDVHTPWKDLPKEHREVIWNGNKDFFGVKGLFEYLDQIKYKMHVRVFISRFRSPFQCPECHGSRLRSEANHVFVAGANITHLSNMTIEELNNFFLKLELTAHQEEVAGEVLKQVRSRLNFLMRVGVHYLSLGRETRTLSGGEYQRLILANQLGMGLSQALYVLDEPTVGLHPRDNDRLISILKDLKELGNTLVIVEHDHDVIKSSENIIEMGPGSGYLGGEVVYSGATKDFYNDPKSITAPFLKPDAALKNPRTIRPVDIKSYKVKIELTGAKGHNLKNLDVTIPLNRLVSVTGVSGSGKSTLVTKTLYPALARALDIEYLPAQEYAGLEGHDNIKNVLLIDQSPIGKSARSSPVTYLKAFDAIRTIMASTPEAQSRGYTPGTFSLNVDGGRCPACKGTGYEEIDMMFMDNVVIPCDVCDSKKYRPEILEVQYKGKNISEILSMTVNDAMNFFVAHPNIRKPLSVLKEVGLDYVQLGQPATSLSGGESQRLKIAKELAQVQQKATLYILDEPTTGLHFREVDLLMKVLHKLIESGGSVVVVEHNLDVIRGSDYVIDLGPEAGHKGGNIVAQGSPEDIMAVKKSLTGQYLKRYVSGQSDSEKRK